From the Paenibacillus sp. R14(2021) genome, the window GAACGGCCTGCCTCTCAATGAGATTGGATTCATATTCGCGAAGAGCCGGCGTCAAGTGTCGCCTGCGCTGGGTGCGGAGCTTATTGCCGAAGCTCGGCAGCTGCGCGGTCAAGACGGAAATATTCCACGAACGGTCGGGGTATTCGTCAATCCAACGCTCGAAGAGCTTGAAGCTACGCTGGCGGTTGCTTCGCTTGACGTCGTTCAGCTTCATGGCGAGGAGCCGCCGGTATTTTGCGATACGGTGCGCCGTAAATTCGGCGTGAATGTCTGGAAAGTATTCTCCGTGACGGATAACGATGTCGCGGATGCCGGATCGGCTGGGCCAGATCGGCTGGAACCGTTCAGCGGATGCGTAGATGCTTTTCTAATTGATACGGCTGGCGGGGGAACCGGCAAAACCTTTGCATGGCAGGTGATTGATCGGTACATGGCAGCGGCGGCGGCTATTGGCGTACCGCTCTATGTGGCTGGCGGCTTAGATCCGGATAATGTTCAGGAATTATTGTCCGAGTACTCACCTAACGGCGTCGATGTATCAAGCGGCGTGGAAACAGAAGGTACGAAAGATATCAGCAAGATCAAACTTTTTACGGAAAGGGTGAGAGGCGTATGAATCAATTACCGGACGAAAACGGGCGCTTCGGGAAATTCGGCGGACGTTATGTGCCCGAGACGCTCATGAACGCACTGCTGGAGTTGGAAGAAGCGTATAAACACTATTCGAAGGATCCGGCGTTTAACGAGGAAGTTCGTTACTTATTAACCAAATATTCGGGCCGCCCGACTTCTCTTTATTATGCACAACGCTTATCGGAGCAGCTCGGCGGAGCGCGAATTTACTTAAAGCGCGAGGATTTGAACCATACCGGCGCACATAAAATCAATAACACGATCGGTCAAGGCGTATTGGCGAAGCGTATGGGCAAAACCAAGATTATCGCTGAAACCGGGGCCGGTCAGCACGGCGTCGCTTCTGCCACCGTCGCTGCGCTGCTCGGCTTGGAGTGCAAAGTGTTCATGGGTGAAGAGGATATGAAGCGGCAGGAGCTTAATGTATTCCGTATGAAGCTGCTTGGTGCGGAGGTCATTCCGGTCATGTCAGGTACTCGTACATTGAAGGACGCCTGCAATGAAACGCTTCGTTATTGGGTCAGCCACGTTGACGATACGTATTACATTTTGGGTTCCGTTACGGGACCGCATCCTTATCCGATGATGGTTCGTGACTTCCAGCGGATCATCGGCGATGAGTCCAGGGAGCAGATTCAGAAGGAAGCCGGTCGTCTCCCAGACTATGTCGTAGCTGCAGTCGGCGGCGGAAGCAACGGAATCGGCATGTTCTACCCGTTCATCGGGGACGAGCATGTTCAGCTGATTGGCGTTGAAGCAGCCGGTCGGGGCGTCGATACGGACGAGCACGCGGCAACGATGACGAAAGGCCGCCATGGCGTGTTCCAAGGCTCGCTAAGCTACGTCCTTCAGGATGAATACGGCCAGGTTCAACCGGCGCATTCCATATCCGCAGGTTTGGATTATCCGGGTATCGGGCCCGAGCATGCCTACTTGAAAGATTCCAAGCGCGCGACCTACCTGCCGATTACGGATACGGAAGCTCTAGAAGCGCTGCAGCTGCTGTCGCGCACGGAAGGAATTATCCCGGCATTGGAATCCGCGCATGCCATTGCGCAAGTGCAGAAGCTCGCGCCAACGCTGGACAAAGACCAAATCATCGTCGTTAGCCTATCCGGCCGCGGCGACAAGGACGTTCAAGCCATTATGGGCTATCTCGAAGGAGGTGCAGGCCAGCATGGGCATTAATGCGATCGATGCTTCGTTCCAACGGCTTCGCGCCGAAGGCAAAACTGCGCTTATACCGTTTCTGACAATGGGGGATCCCGACCTGGCAACCTCTGTCGAAATCATTCAAACACTCGAACAAGCGGGCGCGGATATGATTGAGCTGGGCGTACCGTATTCGGATCCGCTGGCTGACGGTCCGGTGATTCAGCGCGCTTCCGAGCGTGCGCTTGGCCATGGCCGCGTAACGCTTGAGGATTGTATCCAAGTGGCGGAGAACGCCCGTCAAGCCGGCGTCAAGCTGCCATTTATCCTGTTCACCTACTACAATCCTATTCTGCAGCTTGGCCTGCAGCGGTTCTTCAAGCTCGTCACGGCTAAGGGCATCAGCGGCCTTATCGTTCCGGATCTTCCAATCGAAGAGGATGCTGAGTTGAGAGAGATGGCCGAGCAGGCCGGCATTCATTTAATTCCGCTCGTGGCACCGACGTCCAACGACAGAGTCGTGCGCATTGCAGCGAAAGCCCGAGGCTTTGTGTACTGCGTGTCTTCACTTGGCGTAACGGGCGTCCGAGCGGATTTCCACCAAGGCATCGATGAATTTCTCTCTACGGTCCGCGGCGCGACCGACACGCCGATCGCGGTTGGCTTCGGCATCTCGAGCCGCGAGCAGGTCGAGCGCTTCAGCAAACAGGCCGACGGCGTTATCGTCGGAAGCGCCATCGTTCGCAAGATCGAAGAGGTTGTTCCGCTGCTGCAGTCGCCAAGCTCGAAACAAGAAGGACTTGCGCAAATTCATGCCTTTGTCAGCGCGTTGAAAGGCTAATGCTACGAAACGCTGCGATCGAACCTTCGGCTGGTCTACGGACCTCCGAAGGTTTTTTATTAAGGTCAATGACTGGCAGCTGCTGGCATCCAATTGCTTTTGCACATAAAAGCTTAAAAGCGTGAAAGAAAATACGGCGAAGCCCTTTTAAAGAGGGTCGTTTTATGAGAGAATGTTGAAACAAGGTTTGAAGCTTTGAAACACATTCACGAGGTGATTAAGAATGCAACCGAAACAAACTATTGTTAACCTGCCAGTCTATCAACCAGGCAAACCAATCGATGAAGTCAAGCGCGAACTGGGCTTGAAGGACGTCATTAAGCTGGCTTCTAACGAGAATCCGTTCGGATCCTCTGAGCATGCTAAGGCAGCGATTAAGCATGAATTGGAACAGATCAGCATCTATCCAGACAGCTTCAGCACGGAATTGGCGGGCGCCGTGGCTGATTATTTAAGCGTTGAACGTAACCAGCTCATCTTCGGCGCAGGCTCCGATGAAGTCATTCTCATGCTGGCTCGCGCGTTCCTGTCTCCAGGGGACGAAACGATCATGGCGGACGAAACATTCTCGCAGTATAAGCATAATGCCGTAATCGAAGGCGCAACGACCGTCGAAGTGCCGCTTAAGGAGGGCACGCACGACCTGGATGCGATGCTGGCGAAAATAACGGATCGTACCAAAATCATCTGGGTGTGCAATCCGAATAACCCGACGGGCACGATTGTTCGCGAAGACGAGCTGGCTGCCTTCGTTCGTCAAGTACCGGATAACATCATTGTTGCATTGGACGAGGCGTATTATGAATACGTTACAGATGAGGAATATCCCGACAGCCTGTCCTTGCTCAAGAATTTCAAGAACGTCATCCTGCTTCGTACATTCTCCAAAATATACGGCCTGGCATCGCTTCGCATCGGCTATGGCGTTGGCCACCCGGATTTGATTCGTATGGTCAATCAAGTGCGCGAGCCGTTCAATACAACCCGTTTTGCGCAAGCTGCGGCCGTGGCATCTCTTGCAGATACTGATTTCTTGAACAGCTGCCGCGCGCGTAACGCGGAAGGGAAAGCTTACCTGTACGGTCAATTCGACCGCCTGGGGCTCCGTTATTACGAAGCGCACGGCAACTTCATTATGGTCGACGTGAAGCTTGAGTCCGGTAAAGCCTTCGACGGCCTGCTGCGGAGAGGGATCATCTCTCGTGCGCGTTGGAAGCATCATCCGACTTATATTCGCATTACGATCGGCAGCCAGGAGCAGAACGAAGCATTTGTCGC encodes:
- a CDS encoding phosphoribosylanthranilate isomerase, with the translated sequence MQPARVKICGLRDAATIREMNGLPLNEIGFIFAKSRRQVSPALGAELIAEARQLRGQDGNIPRTVGVFVNPTLEELEATLAVASLDVVQLHGEEPPVFCDTVRRKFGVNVWKVFSVTDNDVADAGSAGPDRLEPFSGCVDAFLIDTAGGGTGKTFAWQVIDRYMAAAAAIGVPLYVAGGLDPDNVQELLSEYSPNGVDVSSGVETEGTKDISKIKLFTERVRGV
- the trpB gene encoding tryptophan synthase subunit beta gives rise to the protein MNQLPDENGRFGKFGGRYVPETLMNALLELEEAYKHYSKDPAFNEEVRYLLTKYSGRPTSLYYAQRLSEQLGGARIYLKREDLNHTGAHKINNTIGQGVLAKRMGKTKIIAETGAGQHGVASATVAALLGLECKVFMGEEDMKRQELNVFRMKLLGAEVIPVMSGTRTLKDACNETLRYWVSHVDDTYYILGSVTGPHPYPMMVRDFQRIIGDESREQIQKEAGRLPDYVVAAVGGGSNGIGMFYPFIGDEHVQLIGVEAAGRGVDTDEHAATMTKGRHGVFQGSLSYVLQDEYGQVQPAHSISAGLDYPGIGPEHAYLKDSKRATYLPITDTEALEALQLLSRTEGIIPALESAHAIAQVQKLAPTLDKDQIIVVSLSGRGDKDVQAIMGYLEGGAGQHGH
- the trpA gene encoding tryptophan synthase subunit alpha — protein: MNAIDASFQRLRAEGKTALIPFLTMGDPDLATSVEIIQTLEQAGADMIELGVPYSDPLADGPVIQRASERALGHGRVTLEDCIQVAENARQAGVKLPFILFTYYNPILQLGLQRFFKLVTAKGISGLIVPDLPIEEDAELREMAEQAGIHLIPLVAPTSNDRVVRIAAKARGFVYCVSSLGVTGVRADFHQGIDEFLSTVRGATDTPIAVGFGISSREQVERFSKQADGVIVGSAIVRKIEEVVPLLQSPSSKQEGLAQIHAFVSALKG
- the hisC gene encoding histidinol-phosphate transaminase — its product is MQPKQTIVNLPVYQPGKPIDEVKRELGLKDVIKLASNENPFGSSEHAKAAIKHELEQISIYPDSFSTELAGAVADYLSVERNQLIFGAGSDEVILMLARAFLSPGDETIMADETFSQYKHNAVIEGATTVEVPLKEGTHDLDAMLAKITDRTKIIWVCNPNNPTGTIVREDELAAFVRQVPDNIIVALDEAYYEYVTDEEYPDSLSLLKNFKNVILLRTFSKIYGLASLRIGYGVGHPDLIRMVNQVREPFNTTRFAQAAAVASLADTDFLNSCRARNAEGKAYLYGQFDRLGLRYYEAHGNFIMVDVKLESGKAFDGLLRRGIISRARWKHHPTYIRITIGSQEQNEAFVAALEAVLVEAAVLG